One genomic region from Bacillus aquiflavi encodes:
- the gpsB gene encoding cell division regulator GpsB, producing the protein MLSDKIKLTAKDILEKEFKITMRGYKQEEVDKFLDLIIKDYETFHQIIEDLQQENIKLRRQMEETPKTPKQRQPVQPTGTTNFDILQRLSNLEKHVFGSKLYE; encoded by the coding sequence ATGCTGTCAGATAAAATAAAGTTAACGGCAAAAGATATTCTTGAAAAAGAATTTAAAATCACAATGCGTGGTTATAAGCAAGAAGAAGTTGATAAATTCCTTGATCTAATAATAAAAGATTATGAAACATTTCACCAAATAATTGAAGACTTACAACAAGAAAACATAAAATTAAGAAGACAGATGGAAGAGACTCCAAAGACTCCAAAACAACGTCAACCAGTACAACCGACTGGTACAACAAATTTTGACATTCTACAAAGACTTTCTAATCTTGAAAAGCATGTGTTTGGAAGTAAATTGTATGAGTAA
- a CDS encoding SLOG family protein → MNVVTVSGYKPFELGIFKQNDIGVTYIKKALKKELLLLLHEGLEWVLISGQLGAELWTAEVVFELQEEFSNLKLAVLTPFLDQEKMWNEQNKEVYETVLAKADYINSITKRPYESPAQFRIKNQFLVEKSNALLLLYDHEKEGSPKYLLKTAAEQYQEKHSYEIRLISFYDLQLIVEEEGVKKRLKDKRFEQKPPRLIKIFFVKK, encoded by the coding sequence ATTAATGTTGTCACAGTTTCTGGATACAAGCCGTTTGAACTAGGAATTTTTAAACAAAATGACATAGGTGTTACATACATAAAGAAGGCGTTGAAAAAAGAATTACTATTATTATTACATGAAGGTCTTGAATGGGTTTTAATTAGCGGACAACTTGGTGCTGAGCTTTGGACTGCCGAAGTCGTTTTTGAACTGCAAGAAGAGTTTTCAAATTTAAAGCTAGCTGTATTAACGCCATTTCTAGATCAAGAAAAAATGTGGAATGAGCAAAATAAAGAAGTGTACGAAACAGTTCTTGCAAAAGCAGATTATATTAATTCAATTACGAAGCGTCCTTATGAAAGTCCAGCGCAATTCCGCATTAAAAATCAGTTTTTAGTAGAAAAAAGTAATGCACTGCTTCTTCTATACGACCACGAAAAAGAAGGAAGTCCAAAATATTTGTTAAAAACAGCAGCAGAACAGTATCAAGAAAAGCACTCCTATGAAATAAGATTGATTAGTTTTTACGATCTTCAATTAATCGTAGAGGAAGAAGGAGTAAAAAAAAGATTAAAAGATAAAAGATTTGAACAAAAGCCCCCAAGACTGATTAAAATTTTTTTTGTAAAAAAGTAG
- a CDS encoding spore coat protein, with product MYCGPNVMPAIVHPTKCCMNHTFSKSIVPHIHPTHTTTVNHHLYEHQHYFPHSYSAANEVSNQHLSCGAGPGPRPRPPYWG from the coding sequence ATGTATTGTGGACCAAATGTTATGCCTGCTATTGTACACCCGACTAAATGCTGTATGAATCATACGTTTTCAAAATCAATTGTACCGCACATTCATCCGACTCATACAACAACCGTAAACCATCATCTATATGAGCATCAGCATTATTTTCCACATTCTTATTCAGCAGCGAATGAAGTATCAAATCAACATCTTTCCTGTGGAGCTGGGCCAGGACCACGCCCTAGACCACCGTATTGGGGATGA
- a CDS encoding Hsp20/alpha crystallin family protein: protein MSSKLPKKQQSEHHEPFGQLMKSMNQFFQERPVRGLLQNIDNFFLKPFPLSAFSVDVIEKENEHLVTAELPGVNKEQIDIHIFENHITISVNNKEIITEEDENNHVFVKKQSFGHASKTISLPQPIKEHKVKASYKDGLLQVRIPKEKGKRISID from the coding sequence ATGTCTTCTAAATTGCCAAAAAAACAACAGAGCGAACATCATGAACCTTTCGGACAACTTATGAAATCAATGAATCAATTTTTTCAAGAAAGGCCAGTTAGAGGGCTTTTACAAAATATTGATAACTTCTTTCTAAAACCTTTTCCGTTATCTGCTTTCTCTGTCGATGTTATTGAAAAAGAGAATGAACATCTCGTAACTGCTGAACTTCCTGGCGTCAATAAAGAACAGATCGATATTCATATTTTCGAAAACCATATTACAATTTCCGTAAATAACAAAGAAATTATTACTGAAGAAGATGAAAACAATCATGTTTTTGTAAAGAAACAATCTTTTGGTCATGCATCAAAAACAATTTCATTGCCGCAACCAATTAAGGAACATAAAGTGAAAGCTTCATATAAGGACGGCCTATTACAAGTCCGAATCCCGAAGGAAAAAGGAAAACGAATTTCGATTGATTAA
- a CDS encoding YppG family protein has product MLRPNKRKAYIPYGESSLPINRIPFQEHGMMQPSPFLHYPKGNPYHYSQQMANPYYYNHEQGFHPHLQNYDPYYQGMSSHSHHAQSLFQNPLQPNDEKDPFHYQQMEGYQNLNPYPQHNMIQKQPGGLNSIVNSFKSQDGTIDFNKMMNTAGSMMNAVNQVSSLVKGFSSIFKASG; this is encoded by the coding sequence ATGCTCCGTCCAAATAAGAGAAAAGCCTATATTCCATATGGTGAAAGTTCGCTTCCTATAAATAGAATACCTTTTCAAGAACATGGCATGATGCAGCCATCTCCATTTTTACATTACCCTAAAGGAAATCCATATCACTATTCTCAACAAATGGCGAACCCTTACTATTATAATCATGAGCAGGGATTTCATCCGCACTTACAAAACTATGATCCTTATTATCAAGGAATGTCTTCACATTCTCATCATGCGCAAAGCTTATTTCAAAACCCGCTTCAGCCTAATGATGAGAAGGATCCTTTTCATTACCAGCAGATGGAGGGATATCAAAATTTAAATCCATATCCCCAGCACAATATGATCCAAAAACAGCCAGGGGGATTAAACTCAATTGTGAATTCATTTAAAAGTCAAGACGGAACAATTGATTTTAATAAAATGATGAATACAGCTGGGAGTATGATGAATGCTGTTAATCAAGTATCTTCTTTGGTGAAGGGTTTTTCATCGATTTTTAAAGCATCTGGTTGA
- a CDS encoding YppE family protein — translation MVSNDNLKKLTNELLQLSRYAEEQFEQVKSTKAEVDFLTVVKPFVNLVKGKSEIWAENTKQWIIDNKPRNVHVKQIDSTVENLQLVSVQAFFPSTSRTRFINYIRSIDYVLNSVLKMKANPKE, via the coding sequence ATGGTATCAAATGATAACTTGAAAAAATTAACAAACGAATTATTACAGCTTAGCCGTTATGCAGAAGAACAATTTGAGCAAGTAAAAAGTACGAAGGCAGAAGTGGATTTTTTAACTGTTGTAAAACCGTTTGTTAATCTTGTTAAGGGAAAAAGTGAAATATGGGCTGAAAATACGAAACAGTGGATCATCGATAATAAACCGAGAAACGTTCATGTAAAACAAATTGATAGCACGGTTGAAAATTTGCAGTTAGTTTCTGTACAAGCTTTTTTTCCATCTACAAGCAGAACACGCTTTATAAACTATATACGCTCTATTGACTATGTGCTAAATAGCGTCTTAAAAATGAAAGCTAATCCAAAGGAATGA
- a CDS encoding DUF2515 family protein — protein MMCFTTPLLECEKKLLDVIRSKTSKYNVDNIARTNSYRKFFNLHKNIKWSFLASMVSRNAGWNMCDLEGSIYREIIQPEMRRRLFLTYERANWLIFQDAFPQLLLYHYSTKLNRPMFHLLRYFHVSQFMENEWNQFWLFKDENRLLTSLIINEQNVIQEAVLEHPVYKKRVFRSLPFLVQDALHFSVVLFPTCRGELYGASVNKFNNVTRRIDLGKRLASILFDFDLFHLFYEFSERTVHTGSRYDYERFFLKKVERVTPFLRMTYPIINHDIKKRQDWKAKKNKSGKWFNMPIEHIYPIKLTSWYEKKQKQLAAYTAVKQLFN, from the coding sequence ATGATGTGTTTTACAACTCCTCTTTTAGAATGTGAAAAAAAACTTCTAGATGTCATCCGTTCGAAGACAAGTAAATATAATGTTGATAATATTGCAAGAACCAACAGTTATCGAAAGTTTTTTAATCTGCATAAAAATATTAAATGGTCGTTTTTAGCAAGTATGGTCTCCCGCAATGCAGGCTGGAATATGTGTGATCTTGAAGGAAGCATCTATCGGGAAATAATCCAACCTGAAATGAGAAGACGCCTTTTTTTAACATATGAACGTGCTAACTGGCTCATCTTTCAAGATGCTTTTCCTCAATTGTTGCTCTATCATTATTCGACGAAATTGAATAGGCCAATGTTTCATTTATTACGTTATTTTCACGTATCACAATTTATGGAAAATGAATGGAACCAGTTTTGGTTATTTAAAGATGAAAATCGTTTACTCACTAGTTTAATTATTAATGAACAAAATGTAATTCAAGAAGCTGTCTTAGAACACCCTGTTTATAAAAAAAGAGTTTTTCGTTCTTTACCGTTTTTAGTTCAAGATGCTCTCCATTTTAGTGTAGTCCTTTTTCCAACGTGTAGAGGGGAATTATATGGCGCAAGTGTGAATAAATTTAATAATGTGACGAGGCGGATCGATTTGGGGAAAAGACTTGCTTCTATTTTATTTGACTTTGATTTATTTCATTTGTTTTATGAATTTTCTGAACGCACTGTTCATACAGGATCACGCTATGATTACGAACGATTTTTTCTAAAAAAGGTAGAGCGGGTAACACCATTTCTTCGGATGACATATCCAATTATTAATCACGATATCAAAAAACGCCAAGATTGGAAGGCAAAAAAGAATAAGTCAGGAAAATGGTTTAATATGCCAATTGAACATATTTATCCGATTAAGCTGACTTCGTGGTATGAAAAAAAGCAAAAGCAGCTAGCTGCATATACGGCGGTTAAACAGTTATTTAATTGA
- the recU gene encoding Holliday junction resolvase RecU, with amino-acid sequence MKIHYPNGQPYQVKRIQQSKGKKLIYGNRGMTLEEDLNEKNKFYLVNRIAVIHKKPTPVQIVDVDYPRRSAAVIKEAYFKQPSTTDYNGVYKGKYLDFEAKETKSATSFPLKNFHEHQISHMKEVLFHGGISFVILRFSTTEEVFLLEAKDLFVFWNRMVKGGRKSITKEEIAQFGYNIPLGFQPRIDYIKLINQLYY; translated from the coding sequence ATGAAAATTCATTACCCAAACGGGCAGCCTTATCAAGTTAAAAGAATTCAACAATCTAAAGGGAAAAAGTTGATATACGGTAATCGCGGCATGACTTTGGAAGAAGATTTAAATGAAAAAAATAAATTTTATTTAGTCAATCGCATTGCTGTCATTCATAAAAAACCGACGCCTGTCCAAATTGTTGATGTTGATTATCCGCGAAGAAGTGCTGCTGTAATTAAGGAGGCATATTTTAAACAACCTTCAACAACAGACTATAACGGTGTTTACAAAGGAAAATATCTTGATTTTGAGGCAAAGGAAACGAAGAGTGCTACTTCATTTCCTTTAAAAAATTTCCATGAGCATCAAATAAGTCATATGAAGGAAGTACTCTTCCATGGGGGGATTTCTTTTGTCATTTTACGCTTCTCCACAACTGAAGAAGTTTTTTTGCTGGAAGCAAAGGATTTATTTGTATTTTGGAATAGAATGGTCAAAGGTGGAAGGAAATCAATTACAAAAGAAGAAATAGCTCAATTTGGATACAATATTCCTCTTGGATTTCAACCTAGAATCGACTATATTAAATTAATCAATCAACTTTACTATTAA
- a CDS encoding penicillin-binding protein 1A gives MTEKYQSREERRRLAANKKAKSKGKQKPKKLFKKIFMAFVILGIIGLLTGAATFAFLVKDAPKIDEALLKDPISSKIYDKDGNLIREVGTERREYVDYEDIPEVMKNAVLATEDVRFFKHSGVDIIRIGGAVVANITGGFGSEGASTITQQLVKNSFLNPEKTIKRKAQEAWLAFQLERKYTKKKIFEMYVNKNNMSQGVHGIATASKVYFDKELKELEVQEAALLAGLFQSPNRYNPFKHPERAEKRRNVVLTLMNQHGFISKEEMEKAKSIPVTASLIPEEERKTDLQPFDFFIDRVIDEVEELGDYNIFADGLKVYTTLDSKAQTHVEKILDTDEIIQYPDEKFQAGITLLDTKTGEIRALGGGRNQEVQRGFNFATDTKRQPGSTIKPILDYGPAIEHLKWSTYHQLNDKQYAYSDGTPINNWDNKFMGQMSIREALGRSRNIPALQALQAAGLDKAKEFAVNLGIPLEEIHESYSVGGLKEGVSPLQMAGAYSAFGNNGVYNEPYAVKKIELRDGTVIDTTPESQVVMKDYTAFMITDMLKEVLNAPYGTGRAANIPNLHVAGKTGTTNYTDKERGQFDIPKGAVPDAWFAGYTTNYSLAVWTGYENRSEYIPSGNSQKIAQHIFKNLMEEVSKDVETPDFEVPKSVVKIGVEKGSNPPKLPSKGTPKDAVTYEYFVKGHEPKAVSQKFEKIDAPKGLNAKYDEAANEIALSWDYKDSEVEFEVTMSVNGGQGQQLAVTSDKGVKVANPQPGASYTFKVTAIANGRRSSPATAAITIPGPATDEEDEDKDENPDEDNEDKDDENPQDGTNEPAEPADGTNGPPQPGDGTNNGNGNNSGNDDKRDDPGNNGGDNGGNGDGGTTPPPPTNGDSNNNNNNQGE, from the coding sequence ATGACAGAAAAATATCAAAGTAGAGAGGAGCGCCGTAGACTTGCAGCAAATAAGAAAGCTAAAAGCAAAGGAAAACAAAAACCTAAAAAACTATTTAAAAAGATTTTTATGGCTTTCGTTATTCTTGGAATTATCGGATTACTTACTGGTGCTGCAACGTTTGCATTTTTAGTAAAAGACGCTCCAAAAATTGATGAAGCCTTATTAAAAGATCCAATCTCTTCGAAAATTTATGATAAGGATGGAAATTTAATCCGTGAAGTTGGCACTGAAAGAAGAGAATATGTTGATTATGAAGATATACCTGAAGTAATGAAAAATGCTGTACTGGCAACAGAAGATGTTCGCTTCTTTAAACATAGTGGAGTTGATATTATTCGAATCGGCGGTGCTGTTGTTGCAAATATTACTGGCGGATTCGGTTCAGAAGGAGCAAGTACAATTACACAGCAATTAGTCAAAAACTCCTTTTTAAATCCTGAAAAAACAATTAAACGAAAAGCACAGGAAGCATGGCTTGCCTTTCAATTAGAGCGTAAATATACAAAAAAAAAAATATTTGAAATGTATGTAAATAAAAATAACATGTCACAAGGTGTTCATGGGATTGCCACAGCGTCTAAAGTTTATTTTGATAAAGAGTTAAAAGAATTAGAGGTTCAAGAAGCTGCGTTACTAGCTGGTCTTTTTCAAAGTCCAAACAGGTATAATCCATTTAAACATCCTGAACGTGCAGAGAAACGAAGAAATGTTGTATTAACATTAATGAATCAGCATGGCTTTATTTCTAAAGAAGAAATGGAAAAAGCAAAAAGCATCCCTGTCACTGCTTCATTAATTCCTGAAGAAGAACGAAAAACGGATTTACAGCCGTTTGATTTTTTTATTGATCGTGTGATTGATGAAGTCGAAGAACTTGGAGACTATAATATTTTTGCTGACGGTTTAAAAGTTTATACAACTTTAGATTCAAAAGCACAAACTCATGTTGAAAAAATATTAGATACAGATGAAATTATTCAATACCCAGATGAGAAGTTCCAAGCTGGGATTACTCTCCTTGATACAAAAACAGGTGAAATCAGAGCATTAGGCGGAGGAAGAAATCAAGAAGTTCAGCGAGGATTTAATTTTGCTACAGATACAAAAAGGCAACCTGGTTCAACGATAAAACCAATTTTAGACTACGGTCCAGCAATTGAACATTTAAAATGGTCTACTTATCACCAGCTCAATGATAAACAATATGCATATTCTGATGGAACACCGATTAACAACTGGGATAATAAGTTTATGGGCCAAATGTCGATCCGTGAAGCACTTGGCAGATCTAGAAATATTCCAGCCTTGCAAGCATTACAGGCAGCTGGTCTTGATAAAGCTAAAGAATTCGCAGTCAATTTAGGCATACCTCTTGAAGAAATTCATGAATCATACTCAGTTGGAGGGCTTAAAGAGGGAGTGTCTCCGTTACAAATGGCAGGTGCGTACAGTGCGTTTGGTAATAATGGGGTTTATAATGAACCGTATGCAGTGAAAAAAATCGAACTTCGTGATGGCACAGTAATTGATACAACACCAGAGTCTCAAGTTGTAATGAAAGATTACACTGCCTTTATGATTACTGATATGCTAAAAGAAGTATTAAACGCCCCTTATGGAACAGGGAGAGCAGCAAACATTCCTAATTTACATGTTGCTGGTAAAACTGGAACAACAAACTATACGGATAAAGAGCGAGGGCAGTTCGACATCCCTAAAGGAGCGGTGCCTGACGCATGGTTTGCTGGTTATACAACAAATTATTCCTTAGCCGTATGGACTGGTTATGAAAATCGCTCTGAATACATTCCTTCAGGGAATTCACAAAAAATTGCACAACACATTTTCAAAAATTTAATGGAGGAAGTTTCCAAGGATGTTGAAACACCTGACTTCGAAGTACCAAAAAGTGTTGTAAAAATTGGTGTAGAAAAAGGTTCTAATCCGCCAAAGCTTCCAAGTAAAGGAACACCAAAAGATGCGGTTACTTACGAATATTTTGTTAAAGGACATGAACCGAAAGCTGTCTCACAGAAATTTGAGAAAATTGATGCCCCTAAAGGCTTGAATGCAAAGTATGATGAAGCAGCAAATGAAATTGCTTTATCATGGGATTACAAAGACTCTGAAGTTGAATTTGAAGTTACGATGTCCGTAAATGGCGGACAGGGACAACAACTGGCTGTTACATCAGATAAAGGTGTAAAAGTAGCAAATCCACAGCCAGGAGCAAGTTATACATTTAAAGTTACGGCTATTGCTAACGGCCGACGAAGTAGTCCAGCCACTGCTGCAATAACCATTCCTGGTCCAGCTACAGATGAAGAAGATGAAGATAAAGATGAAAACCCTGATGAAGATAATGAGGATAAAGATGATGAAAATCCTCAAGATGGAACGAATGAACCAGCTGAACCAGCAGATGGAACAAATGGGCCACCTCAGCCAGGAGATGGGACAAATAACGGCAATGGAAATAATAGCGGAAACGACGATAAAAGAGATGATCCAGGAAACAATGGCGGAGATAATGGTGGAAACGGAGATGGCGGTACAACTCCTCCTCCACCAACTAATGGAGATTCAAATAACAATAATAATAATCAGGGAGAGTAA
- a CDS encoding YpoC family protein: MEQKNKIIPVPVQLKNSFFFPDDKIETKIAAVKNHSQIILNELFSYEVAYYSGVKGNRPWETPEAVIPQLLTEWKQLKKTLIDIFERRDRRQALKPMKRGIALFVQFLFWVHHLPVNLQSYYFKEDLFVWKPVNFKERLDFIFARPNDYHSFVQLSELMIELEKQYFKKEALKK; encoded by the coding sequence TTGGAACAAAAAAATAAAATCATTCCTGTCCCAGTACAATTGAAAAATTCGTTCTTTTTTCCCGATGATAAGATTGAAACAAAAATAGCTGCTGTTAAAAATCACTCTCAGATCATTCTCAATGAATTGTTTTCCTATGAGGTTGCTTATTATTCTGGAGTGAAGGGGAATAGACCGTGGGAAACACCAGAAGCGGTCATTCCTCAGCTGTTAACAGAATGGAAGCAATTAAAAAAAACTCTTATAGACATTTTTGAGAGACGTGATCGGCGGCAGGCGTTAAAACCAATGAAACGGGGTATTGCATTATTTGTACAATTTTTATTTTGGGTGCATCATTTACCAGTGAATTTACAATCTTATTATTTTAAAGAAGATCTCTTTGTTTGGAAACCAGTCAACTTTAAAGAACGGCTCGATTTTATTTTTGCAAGACCTAATGACTATCATTCATTTGTACAGCTTTCAGAATTAATGATTGAATTAGAAAAACAGTATTTTAAAAAAGAGGCATTAAAAAAATAA
- the nth gene encoding endonuclease III — MLNNTQIKYCLNKMGEMFPNAHCELIHSNPFELVIAVALSAQCTDVLVNKVTKKLFQKYKTPEDYLNVPLEELQEDIRSIGLFRNKARNIQKLCKMLIEEYNGEVPKEREELMKLPGVGRKTANVVMSVAFHVPAIAIDTHVERVSKRLGFCRWKDSVLEVEKTLMRKIPQDEWSITHHRLIFFGRYHCKAQNPQCETCPLLDICREGKKRMKRKDSVGTKK, encoded by the coding sequence ATGTTAAATAACACACAAATTAAATATTGCTTAAACAAAATGGGTGAAATGTTTCCTAATGCTCATTGCGAATTAATTCATTCTAATCCGTTTGAACTAGTTATTGCTGTTGCTCTTTCAGCACAATGTACTGATGTATTAGTAAACAAAGTAACAAAAAAACTGTTTCAAAAATATAAAACTCCAGAAGACTATTTAAATGTTCCTTTAGAGGAATTACAAGAAGACATAAGGTCAATTGGCTTATTTAGAAATAAAGCAAGGAATATCCAAAAATTATGTAAAATGTTAATTGAAGAATATAACGGAGAAGTACCAAAAGAACGAGAAGAGCTCATGAAGCTTCCAGGAGTAGGAAGAAAAACAGCTAATGTTGTCATGTCTGTAGCCTTTCACGTTCCTGCTATTGCGATTGACACACATGTAGAGAGAGTAAGTAAACGTTTAGGATTTTGCCGTTGGAAAGATTCTGTACTAGAAGTCGAAAAAACATTGATGAGAAAAATTCCTCAAGATGAATGGTCCATTACGCATCATCGGTTGATCTTTTTTGGCCGTTATCATTGTAAAGCTCAAAACCCGCAATGCGAGACTTGTCCATTACTAGATATATGTAGGGAAGGGAAAAAACGCATGAAAAGGAAAGATTCAGTTGGAACAAAAAAATAA
- a CDS encoding DnaD domain-containing protein — protein sequence MLKKSLLAWHDEGQITIPYALITGYKQLGLNEQEVILLIHIFSFIEKGNDFPTPEELSNRMTINSSDCSEMLSRLIQKGFINIIDGFNSEGIRFEKYSLQPLLEKVIEQFLYNKKQEEAVIQKNEEADLYTCFEQEFGRPLSPFECETLGMWLDDDRHDPTIITAALREAVISGKLNFRYIDRILFEWKKNGIRTIEQAKIHGRKFRQYQTQQRKKQYETSATSKSIPFYNWLSEDRSD from the coding sequence ATGTTGAAAAAAAGTTTGTTAGCTTGGCATGATGAAGGACAAATAACGATTCCCTATGCATTAATAACCGGTTATAAGCAGTTGGGGTTAAATGAACAAGAAGTCATCCTTCTAATACATATTTTTTCCTTTATTGAAAAAGGAAATGACTTTCCTACCCCGGAGGAGCTTTCCAACAGGATGACAATCAATTCATCAGATTGCAGTGAGATGCTTAGCCGTCTAATTCAAAAAGGATTTATAAACATAATCGATGGTTTTAATTCTGAAGGAATCCGTTTTGAAAAATATTCGTTACAGCCTCTTTTAGAAAAAGTAATCGAACAATTTCTTTATAATAAAAAACAAGAGGAAGCAGTCATTCAAAAAAATGAAGAAGCTGATTTATATACGTGCTTTGAACAAGAATTTGGCAGACCGTTATCACCGTTTGAATGTGAGACGTTAGGAATGTGGCTTGATGACGATCGTCATGATCCGACTATTATAACAGCTGCTCTTCGTGAAGCTGTTATTTCAGGTAAGCTTAATTTTCGCTATATTGATCGGATTTTGTTCGAATGGAAGAAGAACGGAATTCGTACAATTGAACAAGCGAAAATCCATGGGAGAAAGTTTCGCCAATACCAAACCCAACAGAGAAAAAAACAGTATGAGACATCAGCAACATCTAAATCGATTCCTTTTTACAATTGGCTTAGTGAGGACAGATCAGACTAA